The following proteins come from a genomic window of Sorghum bicolor cultivar BTx623 chromosome 3, Sorghum_bicolor_NCBIv3, whole genome shotgun sequence:
- the LOC110433859 gene encoding uncharacterized protein LOC110433859, producing the protein KSAFLNGYINELVYVEQPPGFEDPRYPKHVYRLSKALYGLKQAPRAWYERLRDFLIEKGFKIGKVDTTLFTKKMNGEIFICQVYVDDIIFGSTNEDFCKEFGDLMSKEFEMSMIGELSFFLGFQVKQMKKGVFISQEKYTQDLLKRFKMMDCKPIKTPMASNGHLDLDEGGNPIDKTLYRSMIGSLLYLTASRPDIMFSVCMCARYQAMPMESHLIAVKRILRYLKYTPCLGLWYPKGARFQLVGYSDSDYAGCRIDRKSTSGGCHFLGRSLVSWMSKKQNSVALSTAEAEYIAAGACCAQILYMKQTLLDYGVVLDKVPLLCDNESAVKLANNPVQHTRTKHID; encoded by the coding sequence aaaagtgcttttttaaatggctatattaatgagcttgtctatgttgagcaaccccccggttttgaagaccctaggtaccccaagcatgtctaccgtttgtccaaggctctctatggtctcaagcaagctcctagagcttggtatgagagacttagggacttcctcattgagaagggcttcaagattgggaaagttgacacaacactcttcaccaagaaaatgaatggggaaatcttcatttgccaagtttatgttgatgatattatttttggctctactaatgaagatttttgcaaggaatttggtgatttgatgtccaaggagtttgagatgtccatgattggcgagctatccttcttcctaggatttcaagtcaagcaaatgaagaaaggggtctttatctctcaagagaagtatactcaagatcttctcaagagattcaagatgatggattgcaagccaatcaagactcccatggcatcaaatgggcatctcgacttggatgagggaggtaaccctattgacaagactctctatcgttccatgataggaagtctactctacctcaccgcatctaggcccgatataatgtttagtgtgtgtatgtgtgctaggtatcaagcaatgcctatggaatctcacttgattgcggtcaagagaattcttaggtatctaaaatacacaccttgcctaggcttgtggtatcccaaaggtgcaagattccaacttgtaggctattccgattcggattatgccgggtgccggattgatagaaaaagcacatccggagggtgccatttcctaggtagatcacttgtctcttggatgtcaaagaaacaaaatagtgttgccttatcaacggccgaggcggaatacatagccgccggtgcttgttgtgcacaaatactctatatgaaacaaactttgctagactatggagtagtgctagacaaagtacccttgttgtgtgacaacgaaagtgccgtaaaacttgcaaacaacccggttcaacacacccgcacaaaacatattgac